One part of the Phragmites australis chromosome 3, lpPhrAust1.1, whole genome shotgun sequence genome encodes these proteins:
- the LOC133913779 gene encoding S-adenosylmethionine carrier 1, chloroplastic/mitochondrial-like, with the protein MGEGGEEKSFNFLQVLCEGSIAGGTAGVVVETALYPIDTIKTRLQAARGGSQIEWRGLYSGLAGNLAGVLPASAIFVGVYEPTKRKLLERLPENLSAIAHFTAGAIGGIAASLVRVPTEVVKQRMQTGQFKSAPDAVRLIVAKEGFKGLYAGYGSFLLRDLPFDAIQFCIYEQLRIGYKLMAKRELKDPENALIGAFAGAITGAITTPLDVLKTRLMVQGQGNQYSGIVSCAQTILREEGPKAFLKGIEPRVLWIGIGGSIFFGVLEKTKSMLEERRKNKPQAPDAKSGVKDE; encoded by the exons ATGGGAGAAGGTGGAGAAGAGAAGTCGTTCAATTTCCTTCAGGTTTTGTGCG AGGGCAGCATAGCTGGAGGAACGGCCGGTGTTGTGGTGGAAACAGCCCTGTACCCAATTGATACAATAAAAACCAGGCTTCAG GCTGCTCGAGGTGGAAGCCAAATTGAATGGAGAGGCTTGTATTCTGGATTAGCTGGAAATCTCGCTGGTGTTCTCCC GGCTTCTGCAATATTTGTGGGAGTATATGAACCGACTAAAAGAAAACTATTGGAGAGACTTCCTGAAAATTTGAGTGCTATTGCCCATTTT ACTGCAGGGGCCATTGGCGGTATTGCTGCTTCTCTCGTCCGTGTCCCCACAGAG GTAGTCAAACAAAGAATGCAAACTGGTCAATTCAAGTCTGCTCCTGATGCTGTTCGCCTCATTGTTGCTAAAGAAGGATTTAAAGGGCTCTATGCT GGTTATGGCTCCTTTCTACTTCGAGATCTGCCGTTTGATGCCATTCAGTTCTGCATATATGAGCAGCTTCGAATTGGTTACAAACTTATG GCAAAGAGGGAGTTGAAGGATCCAGAGAATGCACTTATTGGTGCTTTTGCTG GCGCCATTACCGGAGCTATAACAACACCCCTTGATGTTTTGAAGACAAGATTGATGGTTCAG GGACAGGGAAACCAGTACTCTGGAATCGTAAGCTGTGCTCAGACAATTCTGAGAGAGGAAGGCCCTAAGGCATTCTTGAAG GGCATTGAGCCACGGGTGCTCTGGATTGGCATTGGCGGGTCCATTTTCTTTGGCGTGTTGGAGAAAACCAAGTCGATgctagaggagaggaggaagaacaaaCCGCAGGCTCCAGATGCCAAGTCCGGAGTCAAGGACGAATGA
- the LOC133913780 gene encoding uncharacterized protein LOC133913780 has translation MADAYAKRVLLTSAGDAVSRGIASNLAKHGCRLVLVGAEGALAATAEEVRRCRGGGGGGGVAVLGLDFDSCDEAAVDAAVDRAWRCFAGLDAVVNCYSYEGDVQDCLNISEDEYKKTMKVNVITPWFLMKATAKRFRDSESGGSVVFLTQIIGAERGLYPGAAAYGTSLGAIHQLVRLSAMELGKHKIRVNAVCRGLHLHDKFPMSVGKEKAEKATAEVMPLRRWLDPEKDLASTVLYLVGDESRYMTGTAIYVDGAQSIVRPRMRSFM, from the exons ATGGCGGACGCCTACGCGAAGCGGGTGCTGCTCACCTCCGCCGGTGACGCCGTCTCGCGGGGGATCGCCTCCAACCTCGCCAAGCACGGCTGCAG GTTGGTCTTGGTGGGCGCCGAGGGCGCGCTGGCCGCGACGGCGGAGGAGGTGCGGCGCTgcaggggcgggggcgggggcgggggcgtcGCGGTGCTGGGGCTGGACTTCGACTCCTGCGACGAGGCGGCCGTCGACGCTGCGGTGGATCGGGCGTGGCGCTGCTTCGCCGGCCTGGACGCTGTCGTCAACTGCTACTCCTACGAGG GGGATGTGCAAGATTGTCTCAATATAAGTGAAGATGAGTACAAGAAGACCATGAAAGTAAATGTGATAACACCTTGGTTTCTGATGAAGGCAACTGCAAAGCGGTTTCGGGATTCAGAGTCTGGTGGGTCTGTCGTGTTCCTAACTCAGATTATTGGTGCTGAGAGAGGATTATATCCAGGTGCTGCAGCATATGGTACAAGTTTAGGTGCCATTCACCAATTGGTCCGA CTGTCTGCAATGGAACTTGGAAAGCACAAGATAAGAGTGAATGCAGTTTGTCGTGGTTTGCATCTGCACGACAAGTTCCCCATGTCTGTGGGGAAGGAGAAGGCTGAGAAGGCAACTGCGGAGGTGATGCCCCTGCGGAGATGGCTGGATCCGGAGAAGGACCTGGCGTCCACCGTGCTGTACCTTGTAGGGGATGAATCCCGCTACATGACTGGCACGGCCATATACGTTGATGGCGCTCAGTCGATTGTGCGGCCGCGCATGCGTTCCTTCATGTAG
- the LOC133913782 gene encoding 4-hydroxyphenylacetaldehyde oxime monooxygenase-like: MAVPLPVLEYCLPQQWQLILLLVLLPLIFLLAKSWSRKGRRLHLPPGPPRLPILGNLHQMGALPHRSLRDLARRHGPVVLLRLGAVPTVVVSSAEAAREVMKTHDADCCSRPDTPGPRRLSYEHKDVAFSPYSDYWREMRKLFVVELLSMRRVQATGYAREAQVDKLIGRLTSAGQKPVFLEDHIFALMDGVIGTVAFGNIYGTEQFAHKKHFHDVVDEAVSAKASFSAEDYFPNALGCLVDRLTGVVSRRERVFRDLDDFFETIIEQHLDHSRATPERGPDLIDVFVALMTEHQGSPSFTKDHIKGLLSNVFTASVDTSSVTMVWAMAELIRKPAVLKKVQEEIRAVVGNKERVQPDDVPQLKYLKMVVKETLRLHPAVPLLLPRETLRDVKISGYDVPARTRLLVNAWAIGRDPCSWGDSPEEFDPDRFEGKDVDFNGTHFELVPFGAGRRMCPGMAMGVATVEFTLANLLYCFDWALPEGMAAEDVSTEEAGGLTVRKKMPLVLVPTRYKWHQR; this comes from the exons ATGGCCGTGCCATTGCCAGTCCTAGAGTACTGCCTGCCTCAACAATGGCAGCTCATCCTGCTCCTGGTTCTCCTAcctctcatcttcctcctcgcaAAAAGCTGGAGCAGAAAAGGGCGCCGCCTCCACCTGCCGCCGGGCCCGCCGAGGCTGCCCATCCTCGGCAACCTGCACCAGATGGGCGCGCTGCCGCACCGGAGCCTGCGCGACCTGGCGCGGCGGCACGGGCCGGTGGTGCTGCTTCGGCTGGGCGCGGTGCCCACGGTGGTGGTGTCgtcggcggaggcggcgcgggAGGTGATGAAGACGCACGACGCGGACTGCTGCAGCCGGCCGGACACGCCTGGGCCCAGGCGGCTGTCGTACGAACACAAGGACGTGGCGTTCTCGCCCTACAGCGACTACTGGCGCGAGATGCGCAAGCTCTTCGTCGTCGAGCTCCTCAGCATGCGCCGCGTCCAGGCCACCGGTTACGCCAGGGAGGCCCAG GTCGACAAACTCATCGGCAGATTGACCAGCGCCGGGCAGAAACCAGTGTTCCTGGAGGACCACATCTTCGCGCTTATGGACGGCGTCATCGGCACGGTGGCGTTCGGGAACATCTACGGCACGGAGCAGTTCGCGCACAAGAAGCACTTCCACGACGTGGTTGACGAGGCCGTGAGCGCCAAGGCCAGCTTCTCCGCCGAGGACTACTTCCCCAACGCCCTTGGCTGCCTCGTCGACCGCCTCACCGGCGTCGTCTCCCGCCGCGAGAGGGTGTTCAGGGACCTCGACGATTTCTTTGAGACGATCATCGAGCAGCACCTCGACCATTCCCGCGCCACGCCCGAGCGCGGCCCCGACCTCATCGACGTCTTCGTCGCCCTCATGACGGAGCACCAAGGCTCACCCAGCTTCACTAAAGACCACATCAAAGGACTACTGTCG AATGTCTTTACTGCCAGCGTTGACACGAGCTCGGTGACCATGGTTTGGGCGATGGCTGAGCTGATAAGAAAGCCGGCGGTGCTCAAGAAGGTGCAAGAAGAGATCAGGGCCGTGGTGGGCAACAAAGAGCGGGTGCAACCAGACGACGTGCCGCAGCTCAAGTACCTCAAGATGGTGGTGAAGGAGACGCTACGGCTGCACCCGGCGGTGCCGCTTCTGTTGCCCAGGGAGACCCTGAGGGACGTCAAGATCTCCGGGTACGACGTGCCGGCCAGGACAAGGCTCCTGGTGAACGCGTGGGCGATCGGCAGGGACCCGTGCAGCTGGGGCGACAGCCCCGAGGAGTTCGACCCGGACAGGTTCGAGGGCAAGGATGTCGACTTCAACGGGACGCATTTCGAGCTCGTGCCGTTCGGCGCCGGCCGTAGGATGTGCCCCGGGATGGCCATGGGAGTGGCCACGGTGGAGTTCACGCTGGCCAACCTGCTCTACTGCTTCGACTGGGCGCTCCCGGAGGGGATGGCGGCGGAGGACGTGAGCACGGAGGAGGCAGGAGGGCTCACCGTCCGTAAGAAGATGCCTCTCGTGCTTGTGCCGACTAGATACAAGTGGCATCAACGCTGA
- the LOC133913783 gene encoding uncharacterized protein LOC133913783, which translates to MADLHPPESGTNGLGAGAVAGAAVLPTGEAAAVAEAAVAGGAQALAPPYSKRRRRPSVRLGEIDAPPPRRNHKTSSSAHPRPPRRAHPEDGGHDPHHRRGPPKPPAQRRPRTAWTPAAPSGAEGYEEDEEHYYDDADQSDSAAAAARARVSGSREGSGDESDGVADWGLPNGRLPSATGYSGVKAWLDGLGLARYAPVFEIHEVDDEVLPLLTLEDLKDMGIGAVGSRRKMYAAIQKLRRSDGIS; encoded by the coding sequence ATGGCCGATCTCCACCCGCCGGAGTCAGGCACCAACGGCTTGGGTGCCGGAGCGGTCGCGGGCGCCGCCGTGTTGCCTACCGGGgaagccgccgccgtcgccgaggcCGCAGTCGCTGGAGGAGCGCAGGCACTGGCCCCGCCCTACTCCAAGCGGCGCCGCCGCCCCAGCGTCCGCCTCGGGGAAATCGACGCCCCGCCCCCGCGCCGCAACCACAagacctcctcctccgcccacccccgcccgccgcgccgcgcgcACCCGGAGGACGGCGGCCATGACCCGCACCACCGCCGGGGCCCACCGAAGCCGCCCGCTCAGCGACGCCCGCGCACCGCGTGGACTCCGGCGGCTCCCTCTGGCGCAGAGGGCTACGAGGAAGATGAAGAGCACTACTACGACGACGCAGACCAGTCGgattccgccgccgccgcagctagGGCTAGGGTTTCCGGCAGCCGCGAGGGCAGCGGCGACGAGTCGGACGGCGTGGCGGACTGGGGTCTCCCGAACGGCCGGCTCCCCTCCGCGACGGGCTACAGCGGCGTGAAGGCGTGGCTGGATGGGCTAGGGCTTGCCCGGTACGCTCCCGTGTTCGAGATCCATGAGGTGGACGATGAGGTACTCCCTCTGCTAACATTGGAGGATCTCAAGGACATGGGCATCGGGGCTGTTGGGTCCAGGAGGAAGATGTATGCCGCCATCCAGAAGCTCCGGAGGAGCGACGGTATCTCCTGA
- the LOC133913784 gene encoding aspartokinase 1, chloroplastic-like, producing the protein MAVALRFPGVARESPAALALRAATASSKLGREQYFVCGAARPGGQCCRRRGLVVRCQTGAAILKKDAAAAAAEKAETGFTVVMKFGGSSVSSAERMREVADLILSFPEETPVIVLSAMGKTTNNLLLAGEKAVSCGAQKASGIPELSVIKELHLRTIDELGLDRSVVLGLLDELEQLLKGIAMMKELTLRTRDYLVSFGECMSTRIFAAYINKLGKKARQYDAFDIGFITTDDFTNADILEATYPAVAKRLQGDWIDDPAIPIVTGFLGKGWKSCAVTTLGRGGSDLTATAIGKALGLREIQVWKDVDGVLTCDPNIYANAIPVPYLTFDEAAELAYFGAQVLHPQSMRPAREGDIPVRVKNSYNRHAPGTVITQSRDMRKSILTSIVLKSNVTMLDIVSTRMLGQYGFLAKVFSIFEDLSISVDCVATSEVSISLTLDPSKVWSRELIQQELDHVVEELEKIAVVHLLQRRSIISLIGNVQRSSLILEKAFNVLRRNGVNVQMISQGASKVNISLVVNDSEAKQCVQALHSAFFENGFLSEVEGADVPQNGSSLNSKWN; encoded by the exons ATGGCGGTGGCGCTGCGGTTCCCGGGGGTCGCGCGGGAGTCTCCGGCCGCGCTCGCCCtccgcgccgccaccgcctcctccaagCTCGGGAGGGAGCAGTATTTCGTCTGCGGAGCTGCTAGGCCGGGAGGGCAATGCTGCCGGAGGAGGGGACTGGTGGTCCGGTGCCAGACGGGGGCGGCTATCCTGAAGAAggacgccgcggccgcggccgcggagAAGGCCGAGACGGGGTTTACCGTCGTCATGAAGTTCGGCGGCTCGTCGGTGTCGTCGGCCGAGAGGATGAGGGAAGTGGCCGACCTTATCCTCAGCTTCCCCGAGGAGACGCCCGTGATCGTTCTCTCCGCCATGGGGAAGACAACCAACAACCTCCTGCTG GCCGGAGAGAAGGCCGTGAGCTGCGGCGCCCAGAAAGCATCAGGAATCCCCGAGCTCTCTGTTATCAAGGAGCTGCATCTTAG GACGATTGATGAGCTTGGATTAGATAGGTCTGTTGTTTTAG GTTTGTTGGATGAATTGGAACAACTTCTTAAAGGCATTGCTATGATGAAAGAGCTGACTCTTAGGACACGAGACTACCTTGTTTCCTTTGGTGAATGCATGTCTACAAGAATATTTGCTGCATACATTAATAAACTTGGGAAAAAGGCACGGCAG TATGATGCATTTGATATTGGCTTTATAACTACTGATGATTTCACAAATGCGGATATTCTTGAAGCCACTTATCCTGCTGTTGCAAAGAGGCTACAGGGAGACTGGATTGATGACCCTGCTATTCCTATAGTAACTGGTTTTCTTGGGAAG GGATGGAAATCATGTGCTGTCACCACTTTAGGTAGGGGTGGTAGTGACTTAACAGCTACGGCCATTGGCAAAGCCTTGGGTTTAAGAGAAATCCAG GTCTGGAAGGATGTAGATGGTGTGTTGACGTGTGATCCTAATATTTATGCAAACGCGATACCTGTACCCTACTTGACTTTTGACGAGGCAGCTGAACTTGCCTACTTTGGTGCACAA GTTTTGCATCCCCAATCAATGCGACCAGCTAGGGAAGGTGATATACCAGTTAGAGTTAAGAACTCGTACAACCGACATGCACCTGGTACTGTCATCACTCAATCAAGAGATATGAGAAAG AGTATATTGACCAGCATTGTGTTGAAATCAAATGTTACAATGCTGGATATAGTGAGCACACGTATGCTTGGCCAGTATGGTTTTCTAGCAAAG GTCTTCTCAATATTTGAAGATTTGAGCATATCTGTTGATTGTGTGGCAACTAGTGAAGTTAGCATATCATTGACACTAGATCCGTCAAAAGTATGGAGTCGTGAATTGATCCAGCAG GAGCTTGATCATGTTGTTGAAGAGCTTGAAAAAATTGCAGTTGTTCATCTGCTGCAGCGCAGATCAATCATCTCCTTAATTGGGAATGTACAGAGGTCGTCATTGATTCTTGAAAAG GCGTTCAATGTCCTACGAAGAAATGGTGTTAACGTCCAGATGATCTCACAAGGGGCGTCCAAG GTGAACATTTCATTGGTAGTCAATGATAGTGAGGCAAAACAGTGTGTACAAGCCCTCCATTCAGCATTTTTTGAGAACGGCTTCTTGTCAGAAGTAGAGGGAGCAGATGTTCCACAGAACGGCTCTTCTCTGAATTCGAAATGGAATTAG
- the LOC133913786 gene encoding uncharacterized protein LOC133913786, whose translation MAAAALLLPPQLVSLARHPKLAPRYKNQLLPLAPIGRRGARLRAVGNRPGAGLADQTTVYNGVYGPWTVEESDVREVLLYRSGLVTAAASFVAAASAAFLPEGNAAGDVIRQSIDLFYAAGAAGLGLSLVLIHIYVTPIKRFLQALWAIGVLGSIGTYVVGAQPLDESLVQYVLLHPAALWFVGPTFAALTGLVFKEGLCYGKLEAGILTFVIPGLLLGHLSGLMNDGTKSVLLGVWMLLFTVFAARKFQQPIKDDIGDKSVFMFNALPEEEKNALIQKLERQTEQKFE comes from the exons atggccgccgccgccctcctcctcccgccgcagctcGTGTCGCTAGCACGTCACCCCAAGCTTGCCCCCAGGTACAAGAATCAACTTCTCCCGCTCGCTCCCATCGGCCGCCGTGGCGCGAGGCTCAGGGCCGTCGGCAACCGCCCCGGCGCCGGGCTCGCCGACCAGACCACCGTCTACAACGGCGTCTACGGCCCCTGGACCGTCGAGGAGTCCGACGTCCGCGAG GTCTTGCTGTACCGCTCCGGGCTGGTCACCGCCGCCGCTTCCTTCGTGGCCGCGGCCTCCGCCGCGTTCCTTCCGGAGGGGAACGCCGCGGGCGATGTCATCAGGCAAAGCATCGACCTTTTCtacgccgccggcgccgcggggCTGGGGCTGTCGCTGGTCCTGATTCACATCTACGTCACGCCAATCAAGCGCTTCCTCCAGGCGCTGTGGGCGATCGGAGTTCTTGGGTCGATTGGGACTTACGTCGTCGGCGCGCAGCCTCTGGACGAGAGCTTGGTTCAGTACGTGCTGTTGCATCCGGCCGCGCTGTGGTTCGTTGGGCCGACGTTTGCTGCACTAACAGGCCTCGTCTTTAAGGAAG GTTTGTGCTATGGAAAATTAGAAGCTGGCATCTTAACTTTTGTTATCCCTGGGCTTCTTCTTGGACACCTG TCTGGTTTAATGAATGATGGAACAAAATCAGTCCTTTTAGGAGTGTGGATGCTTCTTTTCACTGTATTCGCTGCAAGAAAATTCCAACAGCCCATCAAG GACGACATAGGTGACAAATCTGTTTTCATGTTCAATGCGCTCCCTGAAGAGGAAAAGAATGCTTTGATTCAGAAGCTCGAGAGGCAAACTGAACAGAAGTTTGAGTAG